A single window of Metallosphaera hakonensis JCM 8857 = DSM 7519 DNA harbors:
- a CDS encoding SMP-30/gluconolactonase/LRE family protein, whose translation MEPSIYVRSRARLGEGPLWDPRTNTLYWVDIDGGKLHVTKDGKDKEIEAPHLISALGLTEDENTLIASAGLTLYTFSNSRGFVPVSSITGEGVRFNDGKCGPDGKFWVGTMDLKEEKDVGKLFRYEGKFISLVDNLIISNGLDWYRNTFYLVDSPRKRVYAFRVIDGELESLGVAIETSDYPGVPDGMVVDSSGLVWVAHYGGGLVTAWEPFSRRAEIEIKMPVKIVTSVVFGGPKLNHLFVTSSSRAGEELGGSVFVVETDHLGREPNICAKI comes from the coding sequence ATGGAACCATCTATCTACGTTAGGTCCAGAGCACGTCTTGGTGAAGGGCCACTCTGGGATCCGAGGACCAACACTCTATACTGGGTTGACATAGATGGCGGGAAACTCCATGTAACTAAGGACGGGAAAGATAAGGAGATTGAAGCCCCGCATCTCATATCGGCTCTGGGTTTGACTGAGGACGAGAACACCTTGATAGCTTCCGCAGGATTAACTCTTTACACGTTTTCCAATTCCAGAGGATTCGTTCCGGTATCAAGTATCACGGGAGAGGGAGTGAGATTTAATGATGGAAAATGCGGACCCGACGGTAAATTCTGGGTAGGAACCATGGACCTCAAGGAGGAGAAGGACGTTGGAAAACTTTTCAGATATGAGGGGAAATTCATATCCTTGGTAGATAACTTAATCATTTCCAATGGCCTGGACTGGTACAGGAACACCTTCTATTTGGTTGACAGTCCCAGGAAAAGAGTTTACGCTTTCAGGGTAATCGACGGTGAGCTCGAGAGCTTAGGGGTTGCCATAGAGACCTCAGATTATCCCGGAGTTCCAGACGGAATGGTGGTGGATTCGTCCGGTTTGGTTTGGGTAGCTCACTACGGCGGGGGACTGGTAACTGCGTGGGAGCCATTCTCTAGGAGGGCAGAAATCGAGATAAAAATGCCTGTAAAGATCGTTACCTCAGTTGTTTTCGGAGGACCAAAGCTGAATCACCTTTTCGTTACTTCATCGTCAAGAGCTGGGGAGGAACTGGGGGGCTCGGTGTTCGTTGTGGAGACCGATCATTTGGGACGTGAACCCAACATATGTGCCAAGATTTGA
- a CDS encoding MFS transporter, producing MDRRIAFITFVGTVISWYSFFSMGIFAASYLTVFHSFLASGLFYFSGFGGRPIGALLLGRLGDRWGRRIALVGVFVLLFLGDLLVALNTPAMILSPILIGLGLGGEWGSASVMMAENVTRMRGGWTSLIQLSVPIGLILSLGVVVTQRLLLIPSFISLLMVPLILSVPEPRRANLGSGMMGLKPLLKGIMVKAGESSNFYVFTSFSIPFLLEAGLRTGIAPILIMSVEETFLMIPMGIASDIMGRREVIRLGMLIMLVSSILLSLSAFTRNPDLTLTSFLLFGLGDSLSYAPQGAYLAELYHEKERVTMTGLAYQLSATIAGGISVLVTSLSLSVLGIGGSLFTVPVLSAVYVLISILAV from the coding sequence ATGGATAGAAGGATTGCCTTTATCACGTTTGTTGGAACCGTGATATCATGGTACTCCTTCTTCTCCATGGGAATATTTGCAGCCTCGTACTTAACTGTCTTCCATTCGTTTCTGGCATCTGGGCTGTTCTACTTCTCTGGGTTCGGGGGTAGACCTATCGGAGCACTACTTTTGGGGAGGTTGGGAGATCGTTGGGGAAGAAGGATAGCCTTAGTTGGGGTATTCGTTCTTCTTTTCCTTGGAGATCTCCTCGTTGCCCTAAATACCCCAGCGATGATCCTCTCTCCTATCCTAATTGGTCTAGGGTTAGGAGGAGAGTGGGGAAGCGCGTCCGTGATGATGGCGGAAAACGTGACTCGAATGAGGGGAGGATGGACCAGCTTGATTCAGCTTTCGGTACCCATAGGTTTAATTTTATCTCTAGGAGTGGTAGTGACCCAGAGGCTCCTTCTCATACCGTCATTTATTTCATTACTCATGGTTCCTCTTATCCTGAGCGTTCCTGAACCTAGAAGAGCCAACCTGGGGTCTGGAATGATGGGATTAAAGCCACTTCTCAAGGGAATTATGGTCAAGGCAGGAGAGAGTTCGAACTTTTACGTTTTCACGTCTTTCTCAATTCCCTTCCTTCTCGAGGCAGGATTAAGAACGGGGATCGCTCCCATCCTAATCATGTCGGTTGAGGAGACTTTCCTAATGATTCCCATGGGAATAGCCTCCGATATAATGGGAAGGAGGGAGGTCATTAGGTTAGGAATGCTGATAATGTTGGTGTCATCTATCCTGCTTAGTCTCTCGGCGTTCACCAGGAACCCCGACCTTACGCTAACTTCCTTTCTACTGTTCGGACTCGGGGACTCGCTTAGCTATGCCCCGCAGGGAGCCTACCTGGCTGAACTATACCATGAAAAGGAGAGGGTCACCATGACAGGGCTTGCGTATCAACTATCTGCCACAATAGCCGGTGGAATCTCTGTCCTGGTGACCTCATTATCGCTATCTGTTTTAGGGATAGGTGGAAGTCTATTCACTGTTCCAGTACTCTCCGCAGTTTACGTTCTCATCTCTATTTTAGCTGTCTGA
- the hsp14 gene encoding archaeal heat shock protein Hsp14 codes for MEMILRELGRQINDLTKEFYEKVLPPVDIYEQGNTLVVILDMPGFDKADISVRLTSEGLLRVDGKRDVEQGGIKHVAQRPSRITREIKLPIKVPKDAEVTGKYENGVLTLKIPIEGAAKVKIE; via the coding sequence ATGGAAATGATTTTACGTGAATTAGGTAGGCAAATAAATGATCTGACCAAGGAGTTTTATGAGAAGGTACTCCCACCGGTCGACATATACGAACAGGGCAATACACTGGTGGTTATCCTGGATATGCCGGGATTTGATAAGGCCGACATCAGTGTGAGGCTCACCTCTGAGGGGTTACTGAGAGTAGACGGAAAGAGGGACGTGGAACAAGGAGGGATCAAACATGTGGCTCAAAGACCATCGCGAATTACAAGGGAGATCAAGCTACCAATCAAGGTTCCCAAGGACGCAGAGGTAACGGGAAAATATGAGAACGGTGTTTTGACCCTTAAAATCCCAATAGAAGGAGCTGCTAAGGTAAAGATAGAGTAA
- a CDS encoding ABC1 kinase family protein: protein MAISRTLTIIKKLTPRLLKYRNFRRRILRGETIPKEELEEEAKKFVDTMIELGPTFIKLGQVLSVRADVLPQEYMKELQRLQDEVPPAPFEQVKDVILKEAGDVIDYVDPEPLAAASLGQVHKGIGKDGRKLAIKVNRPGVEDLLKEDISVIKTFLPLTRLILDSSLVETLKLIFRQFSSRIFDELNYEKEAFYTSKIRNELEGFRVRIPETVKATRHVLVMEYVDAMKITSQEVLNKFDRKALAWRVFKVFIYPVLTGEYFHADPHPGNIAVDEKGNIVLYDFGMAGYIDRETRIKLLRMYVTISRGDPVMLVNVLDQLGAVQPYADRKVLAKGFELMIKGIKGIPVDQLELEDFNRLASEAFFKFPLRLPEKIALYFRMSSVLEGTCRMIDPDFDFLPNLVRLVEEEGLMRLALVDEIMDYVNYVSTEMKERLLKQPTLERRRGKKWIGIPIVAASIPVYFLLGDVISLLVAFLGIAVTLSLP from the coding sequence ATGGCTATCTCGAGGACCCTCACCATAATCAAGAAACTGACCCCTAGGCTCCTTAAATATAGGAATTTTAGGAGGAGAATATTGAGAGGGGAAACCATTCCCAAGGAGGAACTCGAGGAGGAGGCCAAGAAGTTCGTGGACACAATGATCGAGCTAGGTCCCACTTTCATTAAACTGGGCCAGGTCTTATCGGTGAGGGCAGACGTTCTTCCCCAGGAGTACATGAAGGAATTGCAGAGGTTGCAGGACGAAGTTCCCCCGGCACCCTTTGAACAGGTAAAGGATGTTATATTGAAGGAGGCAGGGGACGTTATTGACTACGTTGATCCTGAACCCTTGGCGGCTGCAAGTCTAGGACAGGTCCATAAGGGAATAGGTAAAGACGGGAGGAAGTTAGCTATTAAGGTGAACAGACCGGGCGTTGAAGACTTGTTGAAGGAGGACATATCGGTAATTAAGACGTTCCTTCCGTTAACTAGGCTAATCCTAGATTCAAGTCTGGTAGAGACCCTGAAGCTCATATTTAGGCAATTCTCCTCAAGGATCTTTGACGAATTAAATTACGAGAAGGAGGCCTTCTACACGTCGAAAATAAGGAACGAACTGGAAGGGTTCAGGGTAAGAATACCTGAAACCGTAAAGGCCACGAGACACGTTTTGGTAATGGAATACGTGGATGCCATGAAGATAACGTCACAGGAGGTTCTTAACAAGTTCGACAGGAAAGCGTTAGCTTGGCGCGTGTTCAAGGTCTTTATATATCCAGTGCTAACTGGAGAGTATTTCCACGCAGACCCTCACCCTGGTAACATTGCCGTAGATGAGAAGGGTAACATAGTTTTGTACGATTTCGGAATGGCTGGTTACATAGATAGGGAGACCAGGATTAAGTTGCTGAGGATGTATGTTACCATAAGCAGAGGGGATCCCGTAATGCTTGTGAATGTCCTTGACCAACTTGGAGCTGTTCAGCCCTATGCCGATAGGAAAGTGTTGGCTAAGGGGTTTGAGCTCATGATCAAGGGGATCAAAGGGATTCCAGTGGATCAACTTGAGCTGGAAGACTTTAACAGGCTAGCTAGCGAGGCATTCTTCAAGTTTCCACTGAGGTTACCAGAGAAGATTGCCCTTTACTTTAGAATGTCATCAGTCCTTGAGGGAACATGTAGAATGATCGATCCAGACTTCGATTTCCTACCTAACCTGGTCAGGTTAGTGGAAGAGGAGGGTTTAATGAGGTTAGCCCTGGTGGACGAGATCATGGATTACGTGAATTACGTCTCCACGGAAATGAAGGAGAGGTTACTGAAGCAACCTACCTTAGAAAGAAGAAGGGGAAAGAAGTGGATCGGAATACCTATCGTAGCGGCATCGATTCCTGTCTACTTTTTGCTGGGAGACGTCATTTCCCTGTTGGTTGCCTTCCTAGGTATAGCAGTTACTCTATCTTTACCTTAG
- a CDS encoding bifunctional 2-dehydro-3-deoxy-phosphogluconate/2-dehydro-3-deoxy-6-phosphogalactonate aldolase codes for MEIVSPILTPFNSDGTINKEALKQHATNLLNKGVDLIFLNGTTGLGPALSKEEKKENLRVLSDLSNKIIFQVGDLNLNNVIELIKFASDYDLRAIASYSPYYFPRLPEKWLIKYFQIIASQSRHPVYLYNYPSATGYDISAKLLSKFGLELAGVKDTNQDLAHSMEFKTTFPKMKVYNGSDTLAFYSLLSLDGTVASMSNCLPTVFKEMKEAVARGDARKAMTFQKLITSLVEMARKYGQLGSLYVLTEITQGYKVGGPRPPIFPLDETESKDLRTEVENFLKGLGVST; via the coding sequence ATGGAAATAGTTTCACCTATCCTTACACCCTTCAATTCGGACGGAACAATAAACAAGGAAGCCCTTAAACAGCACGCGACGAATCTCCTTAACAAGGGAGTTGATCTAATTTTTCTGAATGGGACAACGGGACTGGGCCCGGCCCTATCAAAGGAGGAAAAAAAGGAAAACCTCAGGGTTCTCTCCGACCTTTCAAACAAGATTATTTTCCAAGTGGGTGACCTGAACCTAAACAACGTGATTGAATTGATTAAGTTCGCCTCTGACTACGATCTCAGGGCCATTGCCTCCTACTCTCCTTACTATTTTCCTAGGTTGCCTGAGAAATGGCTCATAAAGTATTTCCAGATCATTGCCTCGCAGTCCAGACATCCTGTTTACCTTTACAACTACCCTTCAGCCACGGGATATGACATCTCAGCTAAACTCCTCTCCAAGTTTGGCCTCGAACTGGCAGGAGTAAAGGACACTAATCAAGACTTGGCTCATTCAATGGAATTCAAGACCACTTTCCCTAAGATGAAGGTGTACAACGGTTCAGATACCTTGGCCTTCTATTCCCTTCTCTCCCTAGATGGTACTGTGGCTTCAATGTCCAACTGTCTGCCCACAGTGTTCAAGGAAATGAAGGAGGCGGTAGCGAGAGGAGATGCCAGGAAAGCTATGACTTTTCAGAAGTTGATCACTTCACTGGTGGAAATGGCCAGGAAGTATGGCCAACTGGGTTCCCTATACGTCCTAACCGAGATCACGCAGGGATACAAAGTTGGAGGTCCTAGACCTCCCATCTTCCCTCTAGATGAGACCGAATCTAAGGACCTTAGGACAGAAGTTGAGAACTTCCTGAAAGGGTTGGGTGTATCTACTTGA
- the kdgK gene encoding bifunctional 2-dehydro-3-deoxygluconokinase/2-dehydro-3-deoxygalactonokinase produces the protein MKTMVTLGEILIELNALTSGPLRNVNYFEKHVAGSEANYCVAFVMTGNKCVYLGRVGNDEFGKNAVEWLRGKGVIVDKIKIDPNPTGIFFIQRDYPIPLHSESIYYRKGSAGSKLSPEDIEEDLVREADLVHSTGITLAISSSAKDTVFKAFSLNRERSFDTNIRLKLWSPDEARRNIIELFKEYPLKFLITDVDDASILVGRSDPDEAVRLLREYADVIVMKQGPRGASVYYDGGKYFAHGYSVPVVDVVGAGDALGGTFLSLVMSGYPLDKALDYAIVSSTLNVMIRGDQENLPSLQDIEAFLREMNKS, from the coding sequence TTGAAAACCATGGTGACCCTTGGTGAGATTCTAATAGAGCTTAACGCTCTAACGTCAGGACCCCTCAGAAACGTAAACTACTTCGAGAAACACGTGGCCGGAAGCGAGGCCAACTACTGTGTTGCATTTGTTATGACAGGAAATAAGTGTGTCTACTTGGGTAGAGTTGGAAATGACGAGTTCGGGAAAAATGCAGTAGAATGGTTGCGTGGTAAAGGAGTGATTGTGGATAAGATTAAGATCGATCCAAACCCCACGGGAATTTTCTTCATTCAGAGGGACTATCCAATCCCGCTTCACAGCGAGTCCATTTACTATAGAAAGGGGAGTGCAGGAAGCAAACTCTCCCCAGAGGACATTGAAGAGGATTTGGTCAGGGAAGCCGATCTAGTTCACTCCACTGGGATAACCTTGGCCATTTCGAGTTCCGCTAAGGACACAGTGTTCAAGGCGTTCTCTTTGAACAGAGAGAGATCATTTGATACTAATATTAGATTGAAGTTATGGTCCCCAGACGAGGCTAGACGGAACATTATCGAGCTGTTCAAGGAATATCCGTTAAAGTTTCTCATTACCGACGTAGACGACGCAAGTATACTCGTTGGAAGGAGTGATCCAGACGAAGCGGTGAGGCTCCTGAGAGAGTACGCAGACGTCATAGTCATGAAACAGGGTCCCAGGGGGGCTTCTGTATACTACGATGGAGGAAAATATTTCGCCCACGGTTATTCGGTTCCGGTGGTTGATGTTGTAGGAGCAGGTGATGCCCTAGGTGGGACTTTCCTATCCTTAGTCATGTCGGGTTATCCACTGGACAAGGCACTCGATTACGCCATAGTTAGCTCCACCCTGAATGTCATGATAAGAGGTGATCAAGAGAACCTTCCCTCACTCCAAGACATTGAGGCCTTTCTTAGGGAAATGAATAAATCCTAA
- the gapN gene encoding NADP-dependent glyceraldehyde-3-phosphate dehydrogenase, producing the protein MNLRELSPEFKDLTILESGTPVFKTYLAGDWISSKELDEVVSPIDLSVFAKVPRIPYGMVDQALSRVYDSGKWEVRDLPGEKRLKIFHGMATLLDKFRDDFVEILMIGNGKTKAAANGEVNASIERLMRADLDVRKLYGEYVPGDWSSESLETEAIVRREPLGVVLAITPFNYPLFDVVNKFVYSTVAGNAIVIKPASKTPLPAIMFAKVAEMAGFPKHGIGILTVPGKDMDKIVGDQRIGVISFTGSTETGERVIKAGGVKQYVMELGGGDSALVLDDADPVSTAQKIATSVTSYSGQRCDSIKFIFSEPGIYDRLRDNLVLEFSKIKVGDPREDVNMGPIIDKGTVDELEFSVKDGLEKGAKILFGGKRIKENYVQPTLLEISKDKVKELYLYKKEVFLAIATLVKVDNVDEAISFSNSRRYGLDASVFGEDINKIRKAIRYLEVGAVYINDFPRHGIGYFPFGGRKDSGVGREGIGYTIEHVTAYKTVVYNYKGKGVWDYM; encoded by the coding sequence ATGAATTTAAGAGAATTATCTCCAGAATTCAAGGATTTGACGATTCTTGAATCTGGCACTCCGGTATTTAAGACGTACCTAGCAGGAGACTGGATCTCATCCAAGGAGCTCGATGAGGTGGTGTCGCCCATAGATCTGAGCGTGTTCGCTAAGGTACCAAGGATACCCTACGGGATGGTTGACCAAGCGCTCTCTAGGGTCTATGACTCAGGGAAGTGGGAAGTACGTGATTTACCTGGAGAGAAAAGGCTGAAGATATTTCATGGGATGGCGACCCTTCTTGACAAGTTCAGGGATGACTTCGTTGAGATCCTAATGATCGGTAACGGTAAAACTAAGGCAGCCGCAAACGGAGAAGTCAATGCATCCATTGAGAGATTGATGAGGGCTGACCTCGACGTAAGGAAATTATACGGCGAATATGTACCTGGAGATTGGAGCAGTGAGAGTCTAGAGACGGAGGCCATTGTCAGAAGGGAACCACTGGGCGTAGTTCTGGCGATAACTCCGTTTAATTACCCGCTCTTTGATGTAGTGAACAAGTTTGTGTACTCTACTGTAGCTGGTAATGCGATAGTTATCAAGCCGGCCAGTAAGACTCCCCTCCCTGCCATAATGTTCGCTAAAGTAGCAGAAATGGCTGGCTTTCCGAAGCATGGAATCGGTATCCTAACAGTTCCAGGTAAAGACATGGATAAGATCGTGGGTGATCAAAGGATAGGAGTGATCTCCTTCACTGGAAGTACTGAGACCGGTGAAAGGGTGATTAAGGCTGGAGGAGTGAAACAGTACGTCATGGAATTGGGCGGTGGGGATTCGGCATTGGTTTTAGACGATGCAGATCCAGTGTCTACTGCTCAAAAGATCGCTACCTCGGTCACATCGTACAGCGGGCAGAGATGCGACTCCATAAAGTTCATCTTCTCTGAACCTGGGATCTACGATAGGCTTAGGGATAACCTAGTCCTCGAGTTCAGCAAAATTAAGGTCGGAGATCCCAGGGAGGACGTTAACATGGGTCCAATAATCGACAAGGGAACGGTTGATGAATTGGAGTTCTCTGTGAAGGACGGGCTAGAAAAGGGAGCGAAAATTCTGTTTGGTGGGAAGAGGATAAAGGAGAACTACGTTCAACCTACGCTCCTGGAAATATCAAAGGATAAGGTAAAGGAATTATATCTTTATAAGAAAGAAGTCTTTCTGGCAATTGCCACACTCGTTAAAGTGGATAACGTAGATGAGGCCATATCCTTTAGTAACTCGAGGCGATACGGGCTTGATGCCTCCGTATTCGGGGAGGACATAAACAAGATAAGGAAAGCGATCAGATATCTTGAAGTGGGAGCCGTGTACATAAATGACTTTCCGAGACATGGAATAGGATACTTTCCATTTGGAGGGAGGAAGGACTCCGGCGTTGGTAGGGAAGGAATAGGATACACCATTGAGCACGTAACTGCATATAAGACCGTCGTATACAACTATAAGGGGAAGGGAGTATGGGATTACATGTGA
- a CDS encoding AAA family ATPase, producing the protein MTLTLTIKNFGPFKESLIELKPLTVFIGRNSLGKSLLLRLLWGLSSAKPKDLDKELAGLKAKRDSLSLKDKEKVREYAKLYMKAFSISLVKGVEKRINEVLSTAGEITVSSELATLRIKLNESKIEPSLDQLVEIEVRRTSPLGIVFRAKEAENTEENILSKDDLDDVLLVNSFYFTFSLFYPLFNPDETVFLIDGRASLTEFLPTPERSMKLYSFLDTVSRDYITSYYRLLSDFDKGKVDLSMLRDFFDELGFSLKLIESDGVKSPYVEMWNRVTLPLSQSPSGIRESLSMALALGNEDISVVYIEEPEAHLHPRAQRIIAKLMAKALKKGKHIFLTTHSDYLLYSISNLIALSRKEIALDPNSVVVYLLKREADFTKIEKVKVDEEGISEEEFTKVAEEILDERDYIFG; encoded by the coding sequence ATGACCTTGACGCTTACTATCAAGAATTTCGGTCCATTTAAAGAGTCATTGATAGAGCTGAAGCCCTTAACAGTATTTATAGGTAGGAACAGCTTAGGGAAGTCGTTACTCTTGAGGCTTTTGTGGGGGCTCTCCTCCGCTAAACCCAAGGATTTAGATAAGGAATTAGCAGGACTGAAAGCAAAGAGAGATTCTCTCTCATTGAAAGATAAAGAGAAGGTGAGGGAATATGCAAAGCTTTACATGAAGGCCTTCTCTATTTCCTTAGTTAAAGGGGTAGAAAAGAGGATTAACGAAGTCTTGAGTACCGCTGGAGAAATAACAGTGTCCTCAGAGCTGGCAACTTTAAGAATAAAGCTAAATGAATCAAAAATTGAACCTAGCTTGGACCAATTAGTAGAAATTGAGGTAAGGAGGACCTCTCCTCTAGGAATAGTTTTCAGAGCCAAGGAGGCGGAAAATACTGAAGAGAATATATTATCGAAAGATGATCTAGACGATGTCCTGTTAGTAAATTCATTTTATTTTACTTTCTCATTGTTTTATCCGTTATTCAATCCAGATGAAACGGTATTTCTCATAGATGGTCGGGCTAGCTTAACTGAGTTTTTACCAACACCCGAAAGGTCTATGAAGCTCTACAGCTTTTTAGACACAGTAAGTAGGGATTATATTACTTCATATTACAGGCTCTTGAGCGATTTTGACAAGGGTAAAGTTGACCTAAGCATGTTGAGGGATTTCTTTGACGAACTTGGTTTCAGTCTGAAACTAATAGAGAGCGACGGAGTCAAATCTCCTTATGTAGAAATGTGGAATAGGGTCACTTTACCTCTTTCACAGTCTCCGTCAGGAATTAGGGAATCGCTTTCTATGGCCTTAGCCTTGGGAAATGAGGATATTTCAGTGGTTTATATCGAGGAACCTGAAGCCCACTTGCACCCTAGAGCTCAGAGGATAATAGCTAAGCTCATGGCTAAAGCTCTAAAAAAGGGAAAACACATCTTCCTCACTACTCATAGTGATTATCTACTTTATTCTATAAGTAACCTTATAGCGTTATCACGTAAAGAGATAGCCCTTGATCCCAATAGCGTGGTAGTTTATTTACTAAAGAGAGAAGCGGACTTCACTAAAATAGAAAAAGTTAAGGTTGATGAGGAAGGGATATCTGAAGAGGAGTTCACAAAAGTCGCGGAAGAAATCCTAGACGAGAGGGATTATATATTTGGTTGA
- a CDS encoding PIN domain-containing protein, with amino-acid sequence MDNGEEKVLTTVVHISEIANVIESLSNLATSINVTENVINNENILVKEVTLQDYAEAVKMAKEENVSVNDA; translated from the coding sequence ATTGATAACGGTGAGGAAAAAGTTCTAACTACTGTAGTTCACATTTCTGAAATTGCTAACGTGATTGAGAGCTTATCTAACCTCGCGACCTCGATTAATGTTACTGAAAACGTGATTAACAACGAAAATATTCTCGTTAAAGAAGTCACACTGCAAGATTACGCTGAAGCTGTTAAAATGGCCAAGGAGGAAAATGTGAGCGTTAACGATGCCTAG
- a CDS encoding SRPBCC family protein produces the protein METTYEFETRRTMDVVKEYLMNPQNLMKYVPSFKGLKETDHGWELQVSWVITLTLEITRQIGRDEITYLIKKNNGLIKINSYLRFVILPTKDRTVVRLTFFYKGPFERIAKRQTEEFYKRGVEIFKEDLESMGSRPAEEAVVRKSDPNSRLTLLKMKTLLSKIIDRGELDDVLEQAMIWSVNSEVIVIVSDGKGKVELVFDKGDLKTVNGDFNSLNDKLTVLVKGS, from the coding sequence GTGGAAACAACATACGAGTTTGAAACCAGGAGAACCATGGACGTTGTTAAAGAATACCTCATGAATCCTCAAAACCTAATGAAATACGTGCCAAGCTTTAAGGGTCTGAAGGAAACCGACCACGGATGGGAACTACAGGTCTCATGGGTGATCACGCTAACCCTCGAAATAACCAGACAGATAGGGAGAGACGAAATAACTTATTTGATTAAGAAAAATAACGGACTCATAAAGATAAACTCATATCTACGTTTCGTCATACTTCCAACCAAGGATAGAACCGTAGTTAGGCTCACGTTCTTCTACAAGGGTCCATTTGAGAGGATAGCCAAAAGACAAACAGAAGAATTTTATAAGAGAGGAGTCGAGATATTCAAGGAGGATCTAGAATCCATGGGTTCAAGACCCGCGGAAGAAGCGGTTGTTCGGAAAAGTGATCCCAATTCAAGGCTCACGTTATTGAAAATGAAAACCCTTTTATCTAAAATAATAGATAGGGGAGAGCTTGACGATGTACTTGAGCAGGCCATGATATGGAGCGTGAACTCCGAGGTTATAGTTATCGTTTCTGATGGAAAAGGGAAAGTAGAACTTGTATTTGATAAGGGTGATCTAAAGACCGTGAATGGAGACTTTAACTCCCTAAACGACAAACTAACTGTTTTAGTGAAGGGGTCTTAG